Genomic segment of Coffea arabica cultivar ET-39 chromosome 1e, Coffea Arabica ET-39 HiFi, whole genome shotgun sequence:
ctggtttcctattTTCCCCTCAAGACCCCAACAAAGCCACAATCGAGAGACCATCTACAACTCTGCCACtgatttgcaattctttccacCAATTTTAGAAGACCATCTGACCATCAAAATCAAGTTCTAACTTCTAAACAATtacttcttattattattattttaaatttgttggCAAATATATTTCTAGAGCATGAGACTATTACTGttttaaataaatttgaaaactGATTAGTTAATGTAACAACTaataaatgggttatttgataaatattttaacttgtgaaattgtgcttttatggattatggatatataatttatttttattttccttgatTAGTTTCTTATATTGGAGTTAATGTAATGATGAATAAAGGGCCATTTGACAtatattttaacttttaaattATTCTTGTATGGATTCTTTTGAGTTTTTATCTAATTGACTTGATTAGGTTCATATGTTGTGATTATTGATTTGATATATTAAATTAGTAATGAATAAATAACTTTAAATTGTGAAATAGTTTTTGGATAGATTTTATTGtacatttaatattttaattggaTCAGTATCTTATATattgattttaatttctttagcTATGGAGAGATATTTCAAGAGGAAATCAATGGAAAAAGAGTCATCTAATAAAGAAGAAGCCAAGGATAATGAAAGTgcaaaaaatgacaataaaagAAATTGCTTGGGGATTAACTTCGATGAATTAGCTGCTGATCCagcccaaagaaaaaaaaattggggatTATCATCCAAAGTTTCCAAGCAACAATTACAAGCTACTAGGGAAGATGGATGGGGTTTTTTGCTTGATGAAGTTTGTTCGTTTTGTGAAAAACATGAGATCATCATTCcgaaaatggatgaaatattcATTAATAGTGGGAGATCTCGAAGAAAAGTTCAGCAAATTACAAACCTTCACCACTATCGAGTTGAGCTATTTTGTGCTGTGATAGATTTACAACTCCAAGAACTCAACAATCGGTTCAATGAAGTCAATATGGAGTTGCTTCTTTGTATGGCATGCTTGAACCCAAGTGATTCCTTTGCAGCATTTGACAAGAAAAAGTTGATTCGTTTTGCAGAACATTATCCTTGTGAATTTTCTAAGTTGGATATTCTTGCACTTGACATTGAATTGGATACTTATATTAATGACTTGAAATCAGCTAAGGAATTTctcgatttaaggaaaatctcTGATCTAGCTCAAAGGTTGGTAGAGACTAAGAGAGATATTGTGTATCCATTGGTTTATATGCTCTTAAAGTTAGCTTTGATTTTGCCTGTTGCTACAGCTACAGTAGAAAGGGTTTTTTCAGCTATGAATATAGTGAAGAATTGGTTACGAAATAGAATGGGAGACAGTTGGATGAATGATtgtttagttacttatattgagaaaaatatatttcgtgaagttcaaaatgagaaagttgtaaaccgttatcaaaatatgaaaactcgtcgtgagcaattgtaaatagtttagtttgcttttgaaataaaattattattacattaataattttgagtttatTTTTTTACGTTTTTCATGGATTATACgtatcatttgtacttgttggtaaatttatttatttttttgctgaaaaactagaaaaagagtaaataaaaaaaaattagtattaTTTTTGCCTCCACTAAGATTTCTTTCTGGCTCCGCTCCTGATATGGACACTGACAGGTCCTGAAGAACACCAGTTGGAATTAGATTGGCCAACAAGGCACAAGATTTCTGTAGGTATAGCAAGAGGTTTGGCTTATCTCCATGAAGAATCAAGATTGAAGATTGTCCACAGAGATATCAAGGCCACCAACGTGCTACTTGATAAGTATCTAAACCCCAAAATATCTGACTTTGGTCTGGCCAAGCTCGATGAAGAAGAAAACACCCACATAAGTACCCGTATTGCTGGAACCTTGTGAGTGCATGTACATTGTTTCCTTGTGGAAGTCTGTAGTACAATCCTCTTTCAAATTTTGGGTCTGTGCCAACATATGTCCATTTATTGGTAAATGGTGCATTTTAGCCATGAACCATCTTTCATTCTTGAATAGTTTATCAAGTACGTATTGTGACTTATCAATACATACATTTTCTGAATCCATATTTATGACTTTTCAGTGGATATATGGCGCCTGAATATGCAATGAGGGGCTACTTAACTGACAAAGCAGATGTTTATAGCTTCGGAGTTGTCCTTTTGGAGATTGTCAGTGGAAGGAGTAACACCAGTATTAAACCAAAGCAGGATTGCTTCTATCTTCTTGACTGGGTAGGTTAATCATCTTGTTCTCTTGCGTTTAATCTTCTGGGTTTTATTGTTGCTTTAATTTTGAATACTGACTTATGTTAGGCATGAAAATAACCAAATCTCATTCAGTGCTAGTAGCTTAGGCATCCTTACAAGATTATGTATTGTCTGTCATTACTTGGTATTAGACGGTTTTTTCCCCTTGCAGCCTTGCacactaggggtggcaattttcgacacgacctgaaaacatgacacgaacctaacacgaaattaatgggtttgggttgaggtttcgggaattcgggtcagaatcgggttggccCCGATgaatccgaaaagaaaacaggtcgatttcgggtcaacccgtgatGACCTGATAtaacccgatatgacccgtttacgaattaaaaataatttaataaacataaaaataattttatctaactaaactaagttattctttttttcaaaggcattaattatttaatcctaaatgaatttatttaatttgtgtgaagttgaaattattatatttggacaaataatatattatattattttttacttttatactgttttaatttattttatattttgtttgggataaaacacttttacggtgtttaatttattttagatttggtttggaattatttatttaaatttttattacttgattatgtaattagttttgtgaaaaattgattttattagaaattacagtgataaattaataaattaaaattgagtttcgggtcgacccgccaacccgtcaacctgaaattttcgggttcgggtcagcatacttgacccgtcacgggttggcgggtcgggttcaggtcaacagattttctgacgggttgacccgaacccgacccgccaatctgatttggacccgaattgccacccctattgCACACGATGATTTTTTTTCTGCTGAAGGATGAAAGGAAACTAATGGAACTAGTGGACCCAAGACTCGGATCAAACTTCAACAAGGAAGAGGTTATACTGACAATTCATGTTGCCCTTCTTTGCACCAATGCCTCACCGACCATTAGGCCTAGCATGTCAACCGTGGTTAGCATGCTGGAAGGACGAGCAGTTAATAAAGAGCTACTTTCAGGCTCtgttttaaaactcggaccggaccggcggtcgaaccgggaaccggccagatagccggtccgagtcatattaaaaaaccggaaatttaaaatccggtcaaagccggtcaaaaaccgggtttgaccgggaaaaaaccggtttttccggttcaacagtaatttttttaaaataaattcaaactttttaatattatgttttgaccccctaaattgttaaaacttattgatatacctcaaatatttgatactttataaatattgtcctaaaatttgatgttatttttcaattaaattcataattttaattctaaacttgttaatatttattaaataatataaattgctacttgattgttctaatttctttgtattttcttgttaaatatatttgaaacatcaaatatatatgaatatacatttattaatatcaatatattattagatattatatatataatattttaatttttaaataatttttatttatgacgtcatccggttcgacctctatcgacccccggtcgaacccattgacccctgacccctgacctcggccgagtcgctatccggtccggttctgaaaacatagcttTCAGGGTTGAGAGTCTCGAGCAACAAGGTTGAGCCCAGGGAGATTTCCGATCAGCATGAAGTACCAAATTCAAATGAGAGCTATGCCCAGCATCTTCAACATCTACCGGAGATTTATATCCAGTTACCATCGATTCTGATTTTCTGATGAACAGATTGTAAGGAAATTTGTCTGCGCCTTTTATGTTTCAGATTTTTCCATTCTTTCTTGAAATTCCACATAGTTTAGCAAAAGAACTACTCTAGTCAAGTGTAATCATAGAAACAAGGATGCAATCATAGAAACAGATAAATATAACTGGTACCCAAAATCACATCTGACTAGGATTGATATCTAAATGGTGaaattacactttacctccATGgggtttagtattttttttacataacccccctataatttttaaaactatacataatccctttatggtttggattaaagtgtcaaagtgactgAAATGATCATTCGTAATAAGAcatcacctaaaatgtcaaaaatacccttatgtaaagttgaaaattatttattaatcaaggggagttatgtgtatattttgaaaatcataaaaaggttatatggtaaagtattaaattataagggggttatatgataaaatataaaatcatatggggttaatgtgtcatgtatttataaggaaAATTTCCATATTTTTAAAAGTCCCGTTACGAATAATCGTTTCtgtcattttgacactttagtTCAAACTATGAggaggttatgtatagtttttgaaattagAGGAGAGttagttatgtaaaaaaaaaaaatactaaactaCAAGAGAGTAAATGGTAACCTGCGCTGTCCAAATCCATAACATCATCAGCACAGGTATGAACAAGGTTTGCAAAATCGGGATTCTACGTAGGATCGATTTTAGTTTCACAGGAttggatcgtaggatcgtaagATTCTACCAAAAACTTTCAAATTaactaaattaattaatttgaaatttatatATAGTTTTGTACAActttaaaaatatcaaataagtaaaatatttataaacatataattatttttacctatagtttgacaagaaataaagcaatggAACcctaaaatgaaaagaaaaggtccAAGCGTCTTATCTAAttagaaataaaaaaacaatCCATCTTAATACATGATAGTAAAAACatttagtacacatatatagTTGATAGgcataattaaaagaaacaatcaaattAGGGGTTATGGGTAATCGCGGTTGTTTTCATTGGGCTGGATAAGGATACAAAGACAATAGAGAATTAGAGATGGGAGATTggcaaaattttgtgaaattttattgAAATCTAGATGGGGAAAAAAGGTTGGAATGGAGATTGAGAAGAACCAAAGAAACTTTCTCTCTCTTCGTCCTTTGTGACTTTGTCTCtatttgttttattcatttgtttccgaatcttttttttttgttttatcttttgttttttagACAAAAATTGTTGCAAAATTATAATTAAAAGACCTAATGTTTTGATAAATAACAAACTTGCTCAAATAGGTATAATGTTTTAACAACCATGGGTGTGAATGAAGAGGTAtgaaaagtattttttttttttttttgataataggTATGAAAACTACTTTGGAATTCTCTAGCAAGATTCTTTTCAACAAACTGAAAAGTACACTTATTGAAAAGTACACTCATCTAAGGGAGACCTACTAAAGACCCCAGGCAATTGCTTAGCAAGATTCTTACTTTGAACAGATTTATTCCTACCCATACGTCACAACCCATACGTCACAATCTACTGTCAAACCGAGACAAAATCTCACCAGCGGCTGACTTTTCTATTGTCATAATCATTAGAGTGTGAATGGGAAACCCGTGTGTGAAGCAGTCAATAATTCTTTACATATATTCAGCTTCTGTTTGGCATGTTTTTGACTTGGAATATAGTAGTATTGCTCTGCAACTACCTCTTCTTAATAATACTCAGAAAAATGTTTCTTCGGGGTCGCCTTGGATTTTCAGTTGCTTCAGCTGCTGCAATAGTATTCACCTTCTGGCCGGTAAAGCTTGCTTCAGGAGCCACTCTTGTACCAGATGAAGGTATATCCTTACCATACGAGTATGAACTTGGGTGCAAAGGGCAATAGTACCATGGTTGTGTTTGGACGGCagattatttgtccaaatatatttgcttgtATCGTTattataattttcaatacacttttttatcttctcaattatctttttatctcacgtacatcatatcacaaaaagtgctacagtgaaaatatctcaaataatttacaatccaaacaaattatTTGACTTGCTGTATCATACCAGatgaccaatttctgtttttggATGTTGGGTTCTTCTAGTGGACGTTTTGAGGGAGATAGCAAAAACATTAGGGAAGACGGATTGGAATTTCGGAGTAGATCCCTGTAGTGGAGAATCAAACTGGAGAAATGCTACTGCACCAAAAGAGTTTGCGAATGCGGTTACTTGTGATTGTTCCTTTGAAAATAGCACGACCTGTCATGTCGTTAGTATGTAAGTACTCCTTACTCAAGCATGTACAGAGACTAAGAATCCATAAACCTGAACGTCTACATGAGAAGAATATTATTCTTCTTGGCCCGTGTTTTTCTTTACATAGAAGTAGCTCGCACACaaaatagaaggaaaaaaaaaaaaagaaccatgATTCTGTTTCTACAAGTGATGTATtgccaatttttttaaaattttcttccgGGTCTTTTATCTGAGGTGCAGAGTATTGAAATCACAGAGTCTTCCAGGAGAACTGCCACCAGAATTGGTCAAACTCCCTTACCTCCGAGAGTTGTAAGTGTTCACCTTTCCCTATGAGAAAATGACTGATAAAATATGTTCTGAAACTCGGACCGATCATCGACTCGGTTGAGTTCAGGGAttaggggtcaatgggttcgactcGGTCGAACCCATTCAAGAACCGGATAActtcataaatatatttaattttaaaaattaatatattatgtaaattttataaaaatatattaatactAAGAAATGCAGGTTCaatatatatttgatatttctAAGATAGtttacaagaaaatacaaataaggTAGTATAACTAAGTAGCAATTTATACAATTTACAATTTAGCGCATATTCAACAGGTTTAGAACCAAATTGGAGGGCTTACTTGAAAAGTAATACAAGAATTTAGGGCTATAGCTATAAGTTCTAAAATCTTTTTAGGTGTAATAAGTTTTCTAGTACTCTAAGTGTCAAAtcataaaattgataaaatatttctaggtgaatttttttattttctttttttaatgttttatcctttttttaacTTAGATCTTCCATTGGAGTTATTTGAGAGAGATTTATGGTAGGATATGTGAAGAGATTTGAGAGTAATTAAAAGAAAGaatcaaaaaaggaaaacaaaaagggtaaaacaggtaaaaaaggaaaaaattaaaaatgctCAGATTACAACAACAGTCAAAGGTCAGAAACGGCACACAAGATAGAGATGTTAATTCTTGGAGGCAATTATGTACAGCACATGTCCCATTGTCCCGTGGCTTTAGTTTTTAAGTGGTCTCCAGACCATCTCTTCTTTAGATCTCAGACTCCGGTTGAAGCGGTTCTTCCGGTTTTCCGGTCAAATTCGAATTTTAACCGAGTTTTTGTTTCCTGATTTTTTAAAGCAACTCGGACCAGATGCCTATCCGGTTTCCGGTTCAAACGGTTGAACCGGccgatccggtccgagtttcaaaAACACAGTGATAAATTTGAAGACAACATGGGtcgaaaatggaaaaaaaatcaaccaactTGACTGTTCCTTTATCTTCAATATTTGCTACTTTGATCCAGTGATGTCACTCGGAACTACCTTTCTGGTAACATCCCTCCAATATGGGGCACCATGCAGCTTGTTAACATGTAAGTTTTGCtcctattttatttttccctaTATGTTGTTGGAATTGATGCATATCTGGCTATGTAAGAATTCAGCGATAATGTGTAAGTTCGTGGTTTTGCCACAGTTCTCTCAACAGTAACCGCATATCAGGAACAATACCAAAAGAACTTGGAAACATCAGCACCCTTGCAAATCTGTAATGATCCCTATTGACACTTCTTATTTCTTTAACAAATATGTTTCAATTCTTTAATCAACTTGTGAATAATTTGTTTCTTGTCGCTTAATTTTCTGTAGAACCTTGGACTTCAATCAGTTGTCTGGAACTATACCTCCA
This window contains:
- the LOC113698979 gene encoding probable LRR receptor-like serine/threonine-protein kinase At1g53430; amino-acid sequence: MFLTWNIVVLLCNYLFLIILRKMFLRGRLGFSVASAAAIVFTFWPVKLASGATLVPDEVDVLREIAKTLGKTDWNFGVDPCSGESNWRNATAPKEFANAVTCDCSFENSTTCHVVSIVLKSQSLPGELPPELVKLPYLREFDVTRNYLSGNIPPIWGTMQLVNISLNSNRISGTIPKELGNISTLANLTLDFNQLSGTIPPELGNLSRLQRLTLTSNNWTGELPRTLANLTALKEFWIGDCNFTGSIPNFIENWKSIEYLVIHGSGLKGPIPPGIASLTNLTDLRISDLSGNDTTFPNLRGATNMKTLVLRSCNIVGQLPDYLGSLTKLRVL